GCCCGCGCCAGCGAACTGGGCTCCTGCCAACTCGCCTGGCCGAGCGCCTCCAGGGCGCCCGAAGAGACGTGGGGCGAGTCGGGCAGCGAGAGCACCGCGAGCGCGCTCAAAAAGTCGCGCAGACCCGTGTCCTCGGCGGTGTCGACGAGGCTGGAGAGCCCCTCGAGCCGCTCCTCCAGGCTCTCTTCGGACCCCTCCAGCGTGCTCTTGGGCTTGGGCTCTCTGACCTCGGCCAAGAGCGTGAGGATGCGCAGGTCCTCGAAGGAACGGCCGGCCTGCTTGGCGATGTCGTCTTGCAGCTTGACGCTCAAGTGCGGCAGCTTGCTGCGCACGAAGCGCTTGGCCTCGCTCTGGGTGGGCGGCGAGAGCTTGAGCGGCCCTTCAAAGGCGCCAAGGTTGTGGACGACCCGCAGCGGCGCGTCGGCCATGGTGACGAGCAGGCTGACCCGCGGCAGCTTGCTCATGGGCTCCAGGAGCGACAACCACAGCCACTCGGCGGCGGTCACCCGGGGGACCTCCTCGGTGTTGAGTCTGAGCTGTGCGGCGCCCAGGCTGTCCTGCCCTGCCAAGGACCGCGAGATGTGCAAGAGGAGCGTCATCCCGCCCTCTTGCCCACTGCCTCCTTGCCCACTGCCTCCTTGCTCACTAAGGCGCCGCATGCCCTCGATGAGCAGCCGGGCCACGTCGGCTTGGGCGTCGGCCTGGACGGCGAAGGCACTGGACAGGCCGATCTTGACGAGTTTGGCCTCGTAGAGCGCCTCGGCGATGCCCAGCGCGTCGGCGAGGCGGGCGAGCGAGGCGCCCAGATCGGGGTTGCTGAACTCGAGGCGAATGATCCGCTCTTCGGCCTTGGGGGGCAGCTCGAGCGCCTGCTGGACGAAGTCGATGAGGACCGTCTTGCCCGAACCGGGCCGGCCGGTGACGAGCAACTTGGGCTGCTCTTTGGCGCGCACGCCCGACACGAAGGCGCGGTAGGCGCGCCGCTTGTCGCGGCCGAGGAGCTGAGCGATCTCCTGCTCGGCGGCGGCCCCGGCCGAGAGCAGGACCTCGAGCTCGGGCACCTGCAGGGCGGGATTGCCGGCGCCCTCCCAGAGCCCGTTCAGGATATCGAAGAGCACCCGCTTGTCGCCAACCCGGCCCTTGTCGCGGTAGATGATGTTGCGCACCACGTTGGGGTTGGCGCCGTTCAAGGCCATCTGCTTGCGCAGCCAGTTGATCGAGCCGGCCACCCCGTGCTCGTCGCGGCGGCCGGCCGCGGCGCCGCGGACCTTCTCGAAGATGCCCCGCCAGGGGCTGCCGTGGGGACCCCCAGGCTGCTCGCTATGAGACGCTGACACGCCCCAAGTGTACAACCTTTGGGTAAACAGGTACAACGCGCCCTGTCACCTTCACCCTGTCACCTTCACCCTGTCGTGCTTGTTGGACAGTGCCGGTGTTGAACAATGACAGTGCCGGTATTGGTAATGGACGGTGTTGGACAGTGTCGCTGCGAGCAGGCGACCTGCCTGGAGACGGTGTTAGACTTGCCTTACTATGAATCCCGTCGCCACCGCCACCTCGGGACGGCGCCTCGTCGCCGACGAGGCCCTGGCGCTCTACAGGCTGCCGCTCTTCGACCTCGCGGCCGCCGCGCACGCCGCGCGCCTCGTCGGCACCGACCCCGAAGTGGTCAGCTACCTCATCGACCGCAACATCAACTACTCGAACGTCTGCAACGTGGGCTGCGCCTTTTGCGGCTTCTACCGGACGCGCCGCCAGGCGGGCGCCTACACCCTCTCTTTCGAAGCGATAAGCGCCAAGATCAGGGAGCTCGAGGCCGTCCGCGGCAGCCGCATCCTCATGCAGGGCGGCGTCAACCCCTACCTCGAGTTCTCCTGGTACCTCGAGCTCTTGAAGCACGTCAAGGCCAACCACCCGAGCATCCGCGTCGAGGCCTTCAGCCCCGAGGAGATCAGGGGCATGAGCAGGCTCACCGGCATGACCACGCTCGAGGTCCTCCAGGAACTCCAGGGCGCCGGCCTGGACGGCCTGCCCGGCGGCGGTGGCGAGCTGCTGGTGGACGCGGTGCGCCACGCGAAACACGTCTCGCCCGCGCGCATAGGCGCGGACGAGTGGCTGCGCGTCATGGGCGAGGCGCAGTCGCTGGGCCTCTACACCACCGCCACCATGGTGATCGGCTTTGGTGAGACCTTGGAGCAGCGCGTGGCGAGCATGCTGCGGGTGCGCGAGCGGCAAGATGAGTCGCTGGCGGCATACGGCAACGGCTTCTCGGCCTTCATCTCCTGGACGCTTCAGACCAAAGGGGTGCGCATAGGCGGCAAGGCGCCCGGTGCGGGCGCGCACGAGTACCTGCAGAACCTGGCCGTCAGCCGCCTGGTGGTGGACAACGTCCCCAACTACCAGGCTTCCTGGCCGACGATGGGCTACAAGGTCGCGCAGACCGCGCTCTTTTTCGGCGCCAACGACTTCGGCTCCACCATGCTCGAGGAGAACGTCGTCTCCCAGGCCGGTGCCAGCCACCAGAGTGTCAGCGAGCGCGAGATCGTCCGCAACATCGTGGACGCCGGCTTCGTCCCTGTGCAGCGCGACAGCCTCTACAAGGTCATCCACAGGCCGGACGTCGAGGCCACCCTGGCGGCCAAGCCGGAAATCGACTTCGGGGCCTTGCCCGCCACTGGTTAGCCTGTTCCCAATGGACTGTTCCCAAGGGAGTGAGCCGTGAGCCTGACAGCACAAAGGCAGCAGACCCAGAGCCGCCGTTTCACGGTGGACGAGTTTCACCGCATGGCCGAGGTGGGCATCTTTACCGAGGACGACCGGGTGGAACTCGTCGAGGGAGAGATCATCACCATGACACCTGTCGGCAGCAGACACGCCGCTTGCGTCAAAAGGTTCCTGCGTGAGTTGCCGGGGCAACTGGCCGGACGAGCCCTGCTCGATGCCCAGAATCCCATTGAACTTTCGGACGAGAGCGAACTGTATCCAGATGTCGTGCTCCTGAAGCCAAGGCGAGATGCCTACGAGGCAGCGAACCCTACCTCGCGAGACGTCTTTTTGGTCGTTGAAGTGTCCGACACCACGCTCGCCCATGACCAGAGAAGCAAAGTCCCCATCTATGCCAGAGAGGGCGTTGCCGAGGTCTGGGTGGTCGATCTGGCGGGGGAGAAGGTCTGGGTCTACCGCCGGCCTGGCAGGGACGGTTATCAGGAGATGCGCGCTTTTGCCAGGGGGGAAACCCTTGGCGTTCACGAACTGCCTGACACCACGTTCGGTGTAGACGACATTCTGGGTTGACACTCCCACCCTTAAAAGAGGCGGTACCCTCAAGCTGTCCTGCCCCGGCCTCGAGCTGAGCCTGGATGAGCTTTACGAAGGGCTCTGAGCCTGCCCTGAAACCTCAGCGGCTCGAGTGGTCGCGCGCCCCCAGCGCCCGCCAGCTCACCACCGCCAGCGTCAGGAAGGTGAGCGGCAGGACGAAAAAGAGCATGGCCGCGCTGAAGAGCGGCAGGGCGGCGTGGCCGGTGACGGTCATGATGAGATAGCTTATGTAGGCCAGATAGTAGGCCAAGAAGAGCCCGCCCTCCCAGCGGTCGATGCGGTAGCCCGTGAAGAAGATGGGCAGGCAGGCGAGCGCGGTGGCGATCATGATCGGTAGGTCGAAGGCGAGCACCGCCGCCGGCACGGGTATGCCGCTCGGCGCCACCAGGCTGGCCAGCCCCAGGACCAGGAGAACGTTGAAGATGTTGCTGCCGACCACGTTGCCCACCGCGATGTCGCGCTCGCCGCGGAGGCTGGCGATGACCGAGGTGGCGACCTCCGGCAGCGAGGTGCCCGCCGCCACCACCGTCAGGCCGATGATGAGCTCGCTCACGCCCAGGGCGCTCGCGATCGCTACCGCGCCGCTCACCAGCCAGCGCGAGCCCAAGACGAGCAGGAAGAGGCCGCCGACCACCGCGGCGAGCTGGCGCGGCAGCGCCCAGGGAGTCCTGGTTTCGGACCCGGCGGCCTGAGCCGCCTCGTTGCCGCTCTTGCGCCCCTGGCGAACGGCCAAAAGGGTGTAGAGAAGGGCGCCCGAGAAGAGTACGAGCCCCTCGAGCCGGCTCAGGCTGCCGTTCCAGGCGAGGACCAGCAGCAAGAGCGACACCCCGATCATGACGGGTACGTCGGCGCGCACGAGCTGTCTGGAGACGACCAGGGGCGTCACCAGGGCTGAGAGGCCCAAGATGAAGAGCACGTTGAAGATGTTGCTGCCGACCACGTTGCCCACCGCCAGGTCGGCCTGCCCCAAGAGTGCCGACTGCACGCTGACGGCCGTCTCGGGCGCACTGGTGCCAAAGGCCACCACCGTCAGCCCGATGACCAGCGGCGAGATGCCGATGGTCGCGGCCAGCCCCGACGCGCCGCGCACGAGCAGTTCCGCGCCGCCGACCAGCAGGACCAGACCAAGGCCGAAGAGCAGCAGCGTCAGCGCGTCCACGCGCACTCCCAAAGGGCGGGCAAACTCGAGGCGGCGGGCATGAGGCCATGCTAACAAACGTCAGGGGGAGCAAGGCATGGGAGCAAGGCATGGGAGCAAGGCATGATAGCGTTGACCGGTATGCGCCTTTTCGCCAGCGGTCATAGGCTCGGTTGTAGGCTCCGCGGTCCGGCCCCGTGCTGAAGCACCGCCTGCTCAGCGCCGAGGTGGTCTATAACGGCCTGGGCACCCCCAGGGCCAATGGCGCCGTCGTCGTCCAGGGCGAGGGCGAGGACGCCCAGATCGTCGCGGTAGACGGCTTGGAGCGCGCCAGGCTCAACTTCCCCGACGCCGCCGAGGAGCGCGCCGGCTTCGCCCTCTCACCGCCGCCGGTCAACGCCCACACCCACCTCGACCTGTCGAGCACCCCCGCCTTCGCCGGTTCCTACGGGGACTTTATCCGCCACGTCATCGCGCATGGCGCCAGCCACCGTGGCCTCGAGGCGGCCAAAGCCGGTGCGGCCGAGCTCGAGGCGGAGGGCGTCACCGTCGTCGGTGACGTCGTGGCGCGCGAGGAGGTGATGGTGTGGCTTTTGCAGAGAGCAAAGCTCACGGGCGTCGCCTACTGGGAGGTCCTCGGCCCGAATCCCGGCGACGCCGAGCGCATCTTCGCGGAGACGGTCGAGAAGCTGCGCTTCTTTCGCCGCTTGGAGCGCCCCGGTGGTATGCGCGTCGGCCTCGCGCCGCACGCGCCCCACACCGTCAGCGCGCCGCTCTTGCAGCGCTTGGCGGGGCTGGCGCGGCAAGAAGACCTGCCCATGCAGATCCACGTCGCCGAGAGCCCCGCCGAGGGGGACTTTCACGCTCGCGGCAGCGGCCCCCTGATGGACTTGATGCGCCCCTCCGTGCCGGACTGGCGGCCCTCCGGCCTGAGCCCGCTGGGGTATCTCATCTCGCTCGGCGTCCTGGCGGCGCGGCCCACGCTCGTGCACATGATTCACGTCAGCGAGGACGATATCCGCGAGGTGCAGCGCGCGGGCTGCGCGGTGGTCCACTGCCCGCGCTCGAACACGGCGCTGGGCTGCGGCCGCTTTCCCTGGAGGCTCTACATGAAGCACGGCGCCGAGGTGGCCCTGGGCACCGACTCGAGGGCCTCGAGCCCCAGCCTCTCGGTCGCGGGCGAAGTGGCCGCCGCTCGAGCGTTGCACGGCGACGAGGCCAGCCCGAGGGCGCTGGTGCGTGCCGCCGTCAAAGGGGGCTACCGCGCCCTCGGCCTGAGGCCGCCCCGCCTGCTCCGCGGCGACCCCGCCGGCGGGCTCTACCTCTGGCCGGAGTGACGCACTGCGACCCCACCTGTACAACAAGCAACATTGCCACTGGGCGACCTGGGCTAGATTGACCCTTGGAGGACACAATATGTCACAAGCGACCGTTGAATTTACCGATACCAACTTTGCAGCCGAGACGACCGAAGGTCTGGTCCTGGTGGACTTCTGGGCGCCCTGGTGCGGGCCCTGCCGCATGGTCGGTCCGGTCATCGAGGAACTCGCCGGCGACTACCAGGGCAAGATCAAGGTGGGCAAGCTCAATACCGACGAGAACCCCACCGTCGCCATGAAGTTCCGGGTGATGAGCATTCCCACCGTCATCCTCTTCAAGGACGGCGAGCCCATCGAGACGATGATCGGCGCCCAACCCAAGCGCGCTTACGAGGCGAGGCTGGAAAAGTACGTCGCGCAAACCGTCAGCTAGCACTTCTACTACCGAAAAGAGAGAGCGCCTCATGGGGCGCTCTTTTGATAGGGATTAGGTTGATAGGGATTAGGCGCGACCGCGCCTGACCCCTCCGGGCGTCACGGTCCAGACGACGCCCGCAACTTTGGACGAGCCGAACCTGAGCTCATAGCTGGTGTCGGCGAGACCCTGCAGATTCCACATGGTGCCGCGCGGCATGGTGAGGCCCCGCAAGGCCGCAGTGCTGTAGGCGCCGGTCTCTAAAAAGTGGGCCTCCATGCGGTGCCAGGCCAAGGTGGCGGCCTGCTCGACCTCCTGGGCGGCCTGAGTGTCGGCCTCGAGGGCGGCGGGCGCGCAGGCGCAGAGGGCGAGGGTGAGAAGGAGCAAAAGGGTAAGGGGGCGCATGTCTTTAGCTTAGCAAGTCGGGTGCTGAGGTGGGTGAGCCCCTAGCCGTCCTTCTGCTAGGCGTCCTCCCGCAGCGGCGCTAGGCCGAGGCGGACGATGTAGCGCTGCGACCCCTGTTTTCTTTGGTAGCGCAGGAGCAGGTCGAAAAGCTCGCGCTGAAGCGCCTTGGCGTCGTCATAGTCCAAGTAGACGCGGTCGCGCCAGGCGCTTAAGGCAGCAGGGCCTTCGGGGTCCAGGGTAGTGAAGTTGCGCTCGGGCGTCACCGCCGTCTGTACCTGCAAGCGCCCGCGCGCGTCGCGGTAGACCCGCGTCCCCCAGCTCTCGGCGGCCTCGCTGCGGGCGCGGACGACGCCTTGGCGCAAGAGGGCCTCCCAGTAGGCGTCGCGCTCGGCCAGGGCCGCCTCCAGGCTCTCGGCGGAGGTGGCGTCGAAGGGGATGAAAAAGCCGTCGGCCGCCGTCCGGTAGCGCTTGACGCGGCGCCCCGCGCGGGGTTCTTCGGCCACGACCGTAAGCAGGCCCAGGCGTAAAAAGCGCCTCACCCGCAAGAGCACCGTGTTGGGCTTGGCGCCGGTCTCGCGGGCGGCCTCGGCTATGGTCGCGGCGCGGGCCAAGAAGGGCTCCAACTGCCGGAGCGTGTGAGGGTCGGTCAGCGCGGCGGCTGCGGCGGGGTCCCCCACGGTCATGACCTCGAGAGAGGGGCTAGGTGATTTGGACGCTTTCATATCATCCAGGATACGCCCAAGCTGAGGATGTGGCCCGAAGTGGGCGCAAATCTGCATGCTACCGCCTACAACCGTTAGACTGTAGGGTGCATATGTCATAGAGCGCGGCGCCGTGCCGCCTCGAGGCCCGCCATCTCGTCGTAGTACCCGCGTAAACGGGGGCCTAGTGGCCCTACACTGTAGTACCCGCACTAGCGGGGGCCTAGTGGCCCTACACTAAAGGAGCGATCATGCCCGACCTGACCCCCAAAGATTCGTTTTCGGCCCGCACCACGCTCGACACCGGCTCCGGCCAGGCCAGCTATTACCGCCTCGCCAAACTCCAAGAAGACGGCCTCGGCGAGGTGAGCACACTGCCCTTCTCGATCAAGGTGCTGCTCGAGTCCTTGCTCAGAAACGAAAACGGCTACGATGTCACCCGTGAGGACGTGATCGGCCTGGCGGCCTATGACGCCAAAGCACCCGCCGAGGTCGAGCTCCCCTTCAAGCCCGCCCGCGTCATCCTCCAGGACTTCACCGGCGTGCCGAGCGTGGTCGACCTGGCCGCCCTGCGCAGCGCCATGGCGCGCCTGGGCGGCGACCCGCAGCTCATCAACCCGCAAGTGCCCGTCGATCTGGTCATCGACCACAGCGTCCAGGTCGATGAGTACGACTCGCCACTGGCCCTGGCGACGAACTCGGCCATCGAGTTCGAGCGCAACCGCGAGCGCTACGAGTTCTTGCGCTGGGGCCAAAAGGCCTTCGAGAACTTCAGCGTCGTTCCGCCCGCCTCGGGTATCGTCCACCAGGTCAACTTGGAGTACCTCGCCCGCGGCGTCCAGCACGCTCCCGACCCCCTGGGCGGCGAGGTCGTCTACCCGGACTCGCTGGTCGGCACCGACTCGCACACCACCATGATCAACGGCCTGGGCATCGTCGGCTGGGGCGTGGGCGGCATCGAGGCCGAGGCGGTGATGCTCGGCCAGCCCATCTACATGCTCACCCCCGAGGTCCTGGGCTTCAAGGTAACCGGCCGCATGCCCGAAGGCGCCACCGCCACCGACCTGGCCCTGACCGTCACCCAGACCCTCCGCAAAAAAGGGGTGGTAGGGCGCTTCGTGGAGTTCTACGGCCCCGGCCTGTCGTCGATGACCCTGCCCGACCGGGCGACCATCGCCAACATGGCCCCCGAGTATGGCGCCACCATGGGGTTCTTTCCCATCGACGCCGAGGCGCTGCGCTACCTGCGCCGGACGGGCAGGCTCGAAGACGAGGTCGAGCTCGTCGAGCGCTACTGCCGGGCCCAGGGGCTGTTCAGGACCGACGACACCCCCGACCCGCGCTTTCAGGAGACACTCGAGCTCGACCTTTCCACCATCACCCCCAGCCTGGCCGGCCCCAAGCGCCCGCAGGACCGCATCGACCTCACCGATATGAAGCCCACCTGGCACAGGGACCTGCGTGCCCCTATCGAAGAGCGCGGCTTCGCGCTCGAGGGCGAGCAGATCGCCCGCAAGGCCACTGTCGCCTTTCCCGACGGCCGCGAAGAGACGATCAGCCACGGCGACGTGGTGATCGCCGCCATCACCTCCTGCACCAACACCAGCAACCCCTCGGTGATGCTCGCCTCGGGCATCCTCGCCAAAAAGGCCGTCGAGGCGGGCCTTAAAGTAAAACCCTACGTCAAGACCAGCCTGGCACCCGGCTCGAAAGTGGTCACCGAGTACCTGAACGACGCTGGGCTGACGCCCTACCTCGAAAAGCTCGGCTTCTACACCGTCGGCTACGGCTGCACCACCTGCATCGGCAACTCGGGACCCTTGCCCGAGCACGTGGTGGCGGCCATCGACGCGGGCGATCTGGTCGCGGCCAGCGTCCTCTCGGGCAACCGCAACTTCGAGGGTCGCATCAACCCGCACGTCCGCGCCAACTACCTGGCCTCGCCGCCTTTGGTCGTCGCCTACGCCATCGCCGGCACCGTGGATATCGACTTCGAGACGGAGCCCTTGGGCCAGAACGACCGCGGCGAGGAGGTGTTCTTGCGCGACATCTGGCCGCGCTACCAAGACATTGCCGCACACCTCGACAGCGCCATCAAGCCCGAGACTTTCAAGCGGCTCTACGAGGGCATCGAACAGTCCAACGAAGCGTGGAACAAGATCCCCGTCAAGGGCGGCGACCTCTTCGACTGGGACGCGGACAGCAGCTATATCCAGGAGCCGCCCTTCTTCGTCGGCATGAGCGCCGAGCCGGAGAGGATCGAGCCCATTAAAAATGCGCTCGCCCTGGTGATGGTCGGCGACTCGGTCACCACCGATCACATCTCGCCGGCGGGGTCCATCGCCGTCAACAGCCCGGCGGGCAAGTACCTCATGGAGAAGGGCGTCCTGCCCAGAGACTTCAACTCCTACGGCTCCAGGCGCGGCAACGACCGGGTGATGACCCGCGGCACCTTTGCCAATATCCGCCTCAAGAACAGGCTCGCCCCCGGCACCGAGGGCGGCTGGACCACGCACT
The genomic region above belongs to Deinococcota bacterium and contains:
- a CDS encoding CofH family radical SAM protein is translated as MNPVATATSGRRLVADEALALYRLPLFDLAAAAHAARLVGTDPEVVSYLIDRNINYSNVCNVGCAFCGFYRTRRQAGAYTLSFEAISAKIRELEAVRGSRILMQGGVNPYLEFSWYLELLKHVKANHPSIRVEAFSPEEIRGMSRLTGMTTLEVLQELQGAGLDGLPGGGGELLVDAVRHAKHVSPARIGADEWLRVMGEAQSLGLYTTATMVIGFGETLEQRVASMLRVRERQDESLAAYGNGFSAFISWTLQTKGVRIGGKAPGAGAHEYLQNLAVSRLVVDNVPNYQASWPTMGYKVAQTALFFGANDFGSTMLEENVVSQAGASHQSVSEREIVRNIVDAGFVPVQRDSLYKVIHRPDVEATLAAKPEIDFGALPATG
- a CDS encoding Uma2 family endonuclease, which encodes MSLTAQRQQTQSRRFTVDEFHRMAEVGIFTEDDRVELVEGEIITMTPVGSRHAACVKRFLRELPGQLAGRALLDAQNPIELSDESELYPDVVLLKPRRDAYEAANPTSRDVFLVVEVSDTTLAHDQRSKVPIYAREGVAEVWVVDLAGEKVWVYRRPGRDGYQEMRAFARGETLGVHELPDTTFGVDDILG
- a CDS encoding calcium/sodium antiporter → MDALTLLLFGLGLVLLVGGAELLVRGASGLAATIGISPLVIGLTVVAFGTSAPETAVSVQSALLGQADLAVGNVVGSNIFNVLFILGLSALVTPLVVSRQLVRADVPVMIGVSLLLLVLAWNGSLSRLEGLVLFSGALLYTLLAVRQGRKSGNEAAQAAGSETRTPWALPRQLAAVVGGLFLLVLGSRWLVSGAVAIASALGVSELIIGLTVVAAGTSLPEVATSVIASLRGERDIAVGNVVGSNIFNVLLVLGLASLVAPSGIPVPAAVLAFDLPIMIATALACLPIFFTGYRIDRWEGGLFLAYYLAYISYLIMTVTGHAALPLFSAAMLFFVLPLTFLTLAVVSWRALGARDHSSR
- a CDS encoding amidohydrolase family protein is translated as MKHRLLSAEVVYNGLGTPRANGAVVVQGEGEDAQIVAVDGLERARLNFPDAAEERAGFALSPPPVNAHTHLDLSSTPAFAGSYGDFIRHVIAHGASHRGLEAAKAGAAELEAEGVTVVGDVVAREEVMVWLLQRAKLTGVAYWEVLGPNPGDAERIFAETVEKLRFFRRLERPGGMRVGLAPHAPHTVSAPLLQRLAGLARQEDLPMQIHVAESPAEGDFHARGSGPLMDLMRPSVPDWRPSGLSPLGYLISLGVLAARPTLVHMIHVSEDDIREVQRAGCAVVHCPRSNTALGCGRFPWRLYMKHGAEVALGTDSRASSPSLSVAGEVAAARALHGDEASPRALVRAAVKGGYRALGLRPPRLLRGDPAGGLYLWPE
- the trxA gene encoding thioredoxin, which translates into the protein MSQATVEFTDTNFAAETTEGLVLVDFWAPWCGPCRMVGPVIEELAGDYQGKIKVGKLNTDENPTVAMKFRVMSIPTVILFKDGEPIETMIGAQPKRAYEARLEKYVAQTVS
- the acnA gene encoding aconitate hydratase AcnA, producing the protein MTPKDSFSARTTLDTGSGQASYYRLAKLQEDGLGEVSTLPFSIKVLLESLLRNENGYDVTREDVIGLAAYDAKAPAEVELPFKPARVILQDFTGVPSVVDLAALRSAMARLGGDPQLINPQVPVDLVIDHSVQVDEYDSPLALATNSAIEFERNRERYEFLRWGQKAFENFSVVPPASGIVHQVNLEYLARGVQHAPDPLGGEVVYPDSLVGTDSHTTMINGLGIVGWGVGGIEAEAVMLGQPIYMLTPEVLGFKVTGRMPEGATATDLALTVTQTLRKKGVVGRFVEFYGPGLSSMTLPDRATIANMAPEYGATMGFFPIDAEALRYLRRTGRLEDEVELVERYCRAQGLFRTDDTPDPRFQETLELDLSTITPSLAGPKRPQDRIDLTDMKPTWHRDLRAPIEERGFALEGEQIARKATVAFPDGREETISHGDVVIAAITSCTNTSNPSVMLASGILAKKAVEAGLKVKPYVKTSLAPGSKVVTEYLNDAGLTPYLEKLGFYTVGYGCTTCIGNSGPLPEHVVAAIDAGDLVAASVLSGNRNFEGRINPHVRANYLASPPLVVAYAIAGTVDIDFETEPLGQNDRGEEVFLRDIWPRYQDIAAHLDSAIKPETFKRLYEGIEQSNEAWNKIPVKGGDLFDWDADSSYIQEPPFFVGMSAEPERIEPIKNALALVMVGDSVTTDHISPAGSIAVNSPAGKYLMEKGVLPRDFNSYGSRRGNDRVMTRGTFANIRLKNRLAPGTEGGWTTHFPSGEVTTIYEASLEYKAADIPTIVLAGHDYGMGSSRDWAAKGTFLLGAKAVIAQSFERIHRSNLVGMGVLPLQFKSAESAESLGLSGQEKFTIHVADDVKPRQTLAVLAEREDGSRVTFEVTCRLDTPVEIDYYRNGGILHTVLRRIHQAQEATA